AATATATTCTCTTCACCACTTTATTTCTTAATCCACTCAAACAACTCTCTATACTATCAAAAAAAGggcaaaaacatttttttttctcaatacaTATATTGGAAAAATGAAGTCACCAAcccaatttttctttattcaaaagcATATACTTCTAAAGTTGCTTATATTCATACTCTTCATTTGTTCAAACAATAGAAGTAACATATGTTGTAATCATCATTTTGCAAACCCTTCAAGTCTATCATTGAAACAACTAAAACTTGAAGGGTACCTTAGTTTTGAAAAACTAAATCATGCAGCTAAAGACTTTGGCAATAGATGTCATTTCCTTCCATTAGCAATTTTGTATCCAAAATCAGTTCTTGATATATCATCCACCTTAAAACATGTCTTCGAAATCCGTACTAGAATAGACTTAACTGTTGCTGCTAGAGGCAATGGACACTCTTTAGAAGGCCAAGCTCAAGCTTATCAAGGACTAGTTATTAATATGAAATCACTTCAAGAACTAGAAATGAAGTTCAAGATTAATGAGGAATTgtcttatgttgatgtttctgCTGGAGAGCTTTGGATAAATGTTCTgcatgaaagtcttaaacttgGGCTTGCACCTAAATCTTGGACTGATTATCTTCACCTCACTGTTGGTGGTACTTTGTCTAATGCTGGAATCAGTGGACAAGCTTTTAAGCACGGACCGCAGATCAATAACGTCTACCAACTCGAGGTTGTCACTGGTATGTTCGTGAACAAACGTTTGGATAAGCTTATAAGTCGATCAAACTAGCTTATAGACACCTCTTTTGGCTTATCTACGCGTCTGGTGTGCTTATAAACTAATTTAGATTTCTAGCTAATTTGTGTGTCCTGCCTCCCCCCGTATGATTGGTGAACGGTTAGACATCCTAAGACGAAAAAAATGCGTCTTTCAGGATTGGTCGTTGCTTGTCACCTTTGATATCTATCTTGTTGTAGGTAAAGGAGAGGTGATTACTTGTTCAGAGGAGCAGAATGCAGACTTGTTCCATGGTGTACTAGGAGGATTAGGGCAGTTTGGTATTATAACTAAGGCAAGAATTGCTCTTGAAACAGCACCAAAGCAGGTAGACATTGAACTCTAAAACCCAAAGAAGTAACATTACTTTAGgccaaaaatacatatatagacgATTCGCCAAAGTTGGCTCCAGTTTTCATTTCAACGCCTTCAACTAAGGCCAGTACCTATCGAACACTCCAACCTCAACCTTCTTCTAACTTTCTGAGGTTGGAGCGCTCACTATGTACTGACCTTAATCGAAATGAAAACTGGTGCCAACTCTGAGGCACCGTCAATAGAATTTGGCTCCAGTTTTCATTTTGACATATCAACTAATTTCACTACCTATCAAACGCTCCAACCTCATCCCTTTCTGTGACTTTATCTAAGGTTGTGAGTGCTCGATAGGTACTAACCTCAGTTAAAGTGTCGAAATGAAAACTGGTGCCAACTTTGAGGACCCTATGAAAAGAAAAGCAAGCTCATTCAGCATTGCTGTAACTATTTACTTGACAGGTCAAGTGGATCAGAGTATTGTATTCAGATTTTGCTGCATTTTCGAATGATCAAGAGGACTTGATATCATCTCAGAGTACATTTGACTATATCGAAGGATTCGTCATTATAAACAGCACTGGATTATTGAATAACTGGAGGTCTACTTTCAATCCTAAAGATCCACTTCAAGCTAGTAATTTTAGTTCAGAAGGCAGAGTTTTATTCTGTTTAGAAGTTGCGAAATACTTCAATCCAGAGGACACATATAGTACTGATCAGGTAAAAAAAACACATCAAAATCAGTTAACTTTTCCAGGTTTCGGATAACTCCAGTAAAATATTGACCTTGTTTCCTAAATAATTACTACAGGACATTGATATACTCTTATCAAAGTTGAGTTATATCCGATCAACGTTGTTTCTATCAGAAGTCTCCTACGTTGAGTTCCTCGATAGAGTTCATGTCTCCGAGATGAAGCTACAAGAGAAGGGGTTATGGGATGTTCCTCATCCATGGCTAAATCTTCTAATACCAAAAAGCAGGATTCTTGAATTTGCTCAAGAAGTTTTCGGAAAGATTCTTACTGATACAAGCAATGGTCCTCTACTCATCTACCCTGTCAACAAATCAAAGTACTACATTCTTGATTCTTCACAACTTACAAATCTCTTAATGATACGCGTTTTCCTAACAGTTATATATATCTTGAATGATCTATGTTTCAGGTGGAGAAAAGGAACATCAATGGTTACACCTGATGAAGATGTTTTCTACCTCATCGCGTTCCTGTCATCTGCTATGCCTTTTTCAACAGGAAAAGATggactagaacacatcatagatCAAAACAACAGAATACTGAGTTTTTGTGAAAAAACGCGTATTGGAATGAAACAATATTTGCCAAATCACAAGACTCAGGAAGAGTGGAAGCATCATTTTGGTCCTCATTGGGATACATTTGCTAGGAGGAAATCTACATATGACCCTTTGGCTATACTTGCTCCAGGACAGAGGATTTTCAGAAGGACGGCAGACTGTGAACATGAATGATCACAAATGTACATTCTTGAGTGGGACGGGGCGGGTTAAAAATTTTTGAGGTTTTAAGTTCCATCACATCCCATTGTCATCCCTATATGTTATGAAAATCTGGTTATTAGGTGAAGAATTTCGATAAACAATTGTACATTTTCCTTTCCCCTATCCCGGTAGACGAGCAAATCGTATCATATAAATGCTATCCAACTTGAAGATGAGATGTATTGGAGGGTAGGAAGACGATAAATATGAAACGTCACTTATAAacttcattttttgaatttgtcATCTATAGATGAATTgattttccaaaatatttaaCCAAAAATAATGCATTGACATCGCCTTGTAATGGACACTAGATTTATTATGTACCTATTGATGAACAGAGGGCTCTAAGTGATCACGAGCGAAGAGTAAAGCATCATATGAAACAAAATGCCCTGGCAAATTCCAGctaaaacaaattttttcatggcaAAAACGAGTACTAAAATGCAAAGGCATACCACTTCCAATGGAGACAACAcaagataaaaaagaaactaaTGTATAATTCATCATGTATCTCAAAATTTCCTCCAAGGGAAATCCAGGAATTAACATAAGCAACATTCTTGAATATAAAGGTGTTAATCAGGTACGGGAGCAATGCAAAATTGGCACGAGCTTAATGTCCTCAACCAAACTATCTAGCAAGTTGTGTTTGTGCATGTTCAAGAAGCTGACTGACTAATTTGTACGTGCGTCCAGAAAGGGGCTTGGTGTGATCGATGAGCTGCTCGTACCTGAACATGACAATGCTCATAAACATCAGGTGTATGCTAAAATGGGTCAACGCATTGAACATTTCGATAAGGTACATCTGTATATAAACTTACACATTAGGCTGATTTGGTTCCATTGTAACTGTCCCGGTTTCAGTGTCTATCTTGGCATCAAGCTTTGAGGTCCTGATAAGATTCACCATCCATCGCTCTGCCTCCTCAAGGTTCAAGTTAAGCTTCTCAGCTAGAACCCTGACATTtatgaaatgaaagaaaatggtTATTAAATGGGCACAACTCTGCTTTCTTAAGCCCTCTCAACAGGTAACAAACAAAAGGGGTATACCTAATATTACAAAAAACTATGGGCAAGGGGAGTGGGAAGGAACCCCAAAATAGATTTAGAAAGTAACTTTGAAGAATTAGCTACATACCCCATGTCAATGCGTTGGTGAATGCGGCAGTAGGTCTCAGAGATAAAAAGACGAGCATTTTCAAGGAATTCATCTCTCAATGGCACAGAGGAGAAACTGCCCTCTTCAGCTCTTTTTCCAAGGAATGGGTCATTCAATATTAGCTGCATATAGCCTCCATGttaaaatgagtaaaaagagCTGCACTGACGGGAAGAGCTCAGTGGCTATACTAAAGATACTTGGCTTCGAGTATCAGAAACTAGCATGTCCAAAGTCTACAAAACTTGCATATATTTGCAAAGAGTCCTGCGCTTATACTTCCAAAATACAATCTTCActtcatatatcatatcatcttAAAGTCAATTacaacttatttaaagaaaagttcAGTTTCTACTTCTGATATGCAAGAAATGAATCATAcaactatgatgtgaccatgcATCAAAGCGGATAAGCTACGCACAAAAGCTTACCTCTTCGCACTCCTTCATCTTCTCCTGTGCCCCATCAAAATCATAGTCGACGTAAATACATGCCAAAAACTCTGTGATGGGATCTTTACAAGAGTGTTGCTCCTGCTGAATAACCTTTATAAAGTCCTTAAATTGAGGTCTTCTTCTTTTGTTGACAATAAATGCAATAGCCAAGTACCGCAGCAAGTGGGGAGCACTTGTTTGAATGGCATTCAAGTATCTGCAAGACTTCAATGATTTAGAAAAGCTCAAAGGGAAGATGTAAATCCATAGAATAccaacaaaaggaaaaataacagcTACTTTAATCGAGACATATCAAGAAGAATACTGTCTTAATGTATGTTACCACAAAAGAAgagcaatatttatttcaaacattttggaataagaaaactatatttcaaacataattCTGCTGTATGCAAATAAGAAATACAGTGTGTTCCTGACCCTCCAGATCATGTTTCATTCTAATTCATCTAGTTTTCTCCATTTTCCCACTAAGGGAAAGAACTAGGTAATCGGAGCTTCCTAAAATATTTCTCTACATCATACTCGGTAGGTGATAGTATCAGAAAAAATGCCTAGCTCAAACAGGATGGGGAAATCTAAAATGAAGCAGCAAATGAAAACAATCATCTATAAGCAATAGCAACTAAAGTACAGTTGGCATACTTGTCCTGGTTAAACAGGTCAATGATCAGTGTCCTGCCATTGTCATGGTTGAAGAAGATGAATAGACTCCAATGCATTAGCCATATTCTATTCTGAACTTGATTCAACGGAGTAGAGAAACTCTGCAAGACAAGCGACACTTTTAGTACACTTGGTAAACTGAGGATCATTCAGTTTTTTCCTACAGGATACTCAACTTGGTAAGACTAACTCAAACAGACAGATTGTTGACTCAATATATGCAAAATATTACCTTTGAGTCGATAATTTCTTTCAAGCGGTTGAGTTCCTCGAGTGCAATATCCCAATTCTGCATTAGTATCTCCGCTGCAAGCTTTCCCCACAATGCACTGACGCTCCTGTCACTGTTTGTGCACAATGCTCGGTACTGGTAAAGATAATCAGCAGCACCAGAATAGTTTCCACATTCAAACTGAAATTTGGCATATTGATACAATGCCTCTATCTGGTCCGGACCAATCTGGACAGGTTTGTAAGAgcattactaaaataaaaaatgtatattcACAAAATTAGCTAGAGACCAACTTCTGTTTGTGATCCCTTTAACaagtatattattaattatacaaCATTAAGTACTAAAGAAGAAGGAACTCTATATCATGTAAATCAAACTAGATCTATGCACCTGGTACCGCTCCTGGAGCAACTGAAGATTGTGCTGTTTGTCAGCTCTCAACTCCTGCACAGCACTGGAATTCTGCAAAAAAGTGATCAATGGGGCTGCAGCTTCCTCAAGTGCTTTCAACCTTGCCACAACCTCGGCTCTCCTCTCCATCATTTCTGAACAATCAAACGGCAATTATAAAGACAGTGCAGAATTTAAACATGTAAAGGAACTCCCAAAATCACTTCTGCTCAAACTAAACTTTTTTAATAACAGAGGAATCCCTGAGGGCAAGTCGCAAATGGTTAGACTCTGTACCGACACGTATGTGTACCAACAGTTTATCTTATCTAAGTACACCAAGAAGGTTTTAATCTACATACATTGCATGCATTTACTGTAAAGCTCAAACAGAAAATCCAGACAACAACGTCAAAATTGCCTCCCATATCAAATCTCTATCTGATCACAACTATACAGATTCCTCAAGGGACAACTCCAAAGAAAACCTACGGAGACTGCCCCAACAGAATTACAATACCCCCACAAGAAAACAACTTCTATGCTAAAAAGGGCACTGCTAAGTCACCAGATTTTTTTACTCTTATACATCAACTATACAGATTATCCCCTTcgaataaattttaaacaacTTCTACAGACCAGAACCATCAAAATTACAACTACCACCATATCACCACCCCAAAAAAGAACACCTTTTGTTAAAAGTGCAAAAGCATTAAGTGAAGcaacaaataaataagcatTCACCAATACGTGGACCAATATGTAAACATACACCAATATGAAGGGAAACAGGAGACACCTGAAGGACAACTTCTACAACTTCTATAGAGACCATATCCATTAAAACTAACAACCCCACACCACACACGAAAACCTTCATGCTGAAAAGGGCACAAGGTATTTCGATCAGTAAGGGCACAAATCAACGGGCATTCATACCAAAGGGAAAGAAAGAGAAACCTTGACGTACAACCCCACCCCACACAACACACAAATCAATGCGTATTCACTACTACAAAGGGGggaaagagataaccttgaggAACAGCACATAGACAACTTGTATAAACAATATCCATAAAATTCACAACCccacccccccaaaaaaaaaccccttttgctaaaaaaaaaaagcacaagTATTAagattaataaacaaaaaaatcaattggaAACACGAAgcgaaaaaattaaatgataccTTGAGGCACATCGTCAGTATGATAGAGAGACTTATGAATATCCATAGCATAATCAACCATGTTAGTGTGATTAAGCAGCTCAATCTTCGCCTTGAGTATATATTCATCTGGGTATAATCCCTGCTCTTGCAAAAACTCCAGTAACGGGAAAATCAAGTGAATGTCCAATTGCTGCGCTACACGTGGCGTCAAATCGTACTTCGACGCCATGATTGCTACTGTCGGTAAGAGATAGCAACCACAAAACTCGCCGCCGTGCAGAACCAGAGAAACTGAAAAGATGAGAAGTGGATCGGTAGAAGAAAGATTTCTAGGGTTTCGTCTTTTTTGCTGTAAGGAATAAATAATGTTGAAACTCCCCCTTGGGTTTTAAATATTGTTACCTTTAACCCCATCTTCAATACaactactttttctttttcttttttttttgttttggttttgatttttacgatagaaaataatttgtttgattgaatttttaaaaaaatccaaaagtgTTGATTTCTAAAAACAATAAGGTAAaagtattatcataataatattgtTAAATATTACGCTAACtattatcaataattattaatttttataatcgATCCACTATCGAACGATGACCATCAAATTATTTCTACTATCGAATAATCTTAGTATCTCTAATTGCAACCTCCTTCAACCATTATTTATTATACTATGTCACTAACCATCTTCAATAACAATATACGtcatttttttactaatatcgTCAATTATTAccttcatttttaacaattataATCAATCACTTATAGTCATCACTTCACGATTATCATTACTAACTATCACCATCTTTGTTTGACCCTGTGAACGTGCTTCATCAAAACAATTTCACTCgaatatgttaattttataatattcgATTATCATTTTTTGAACTCTATATACTACTCCTAGGAgtagttttaaaataaagatgAGTTCCATATATTCACATGCTATAGTAAAAAGAATAAACAACttatcttaaattatttttttgggcaACTGAATGCATTTTATTACCAAAGTGGCAAAATATGGCTAAAAAAAACACCAGAGCATATTCCAACTAATGATCGTTATATGTTCCTAAAGTCTTTAAcgatattaattttaatgacaCTTATCTAATGCCCATGtgactttaacactctttattaatgtcaatattttatcccgctaaaaattattttcattaaagatCACTATGCATAAATTTGATAAGAGGTCTAATAGTATTATCATTCTTGTCGTTCTTGTTTTTAATTCATAGGGCTACATTATTCTGAAAAGTCTTGTAATTCAATACCAAATAAACTCCATATGAATAAAGCACAACCCTTTATTAAccttaaaataaagataaaagtaGACTTTTGGGCTCCTTGAAATagatttgtttatattttattttctaaaataagcCGAACCAAATACTCTTTAAAGTAGTCATGATCGAATAGTAAACACATCAAAAGAAACACAAAGGATTTAGTTTTGATAGCCCATTAACTGCTCTACAACACACTAGACTTCTACAAGCAAGTAATTCAACTTCACCCTGGAAACTGTTTACAAAAACTAACAGAAGCAAACATCTCTCTACTGAAAACAAACGAAAACGAAGCTGGTAAATCATAGTAAGACCACCCGTAATTGTGAAATTCATATGCCTCGTCTCTAAGCAATCAGGAAAGGCAAAACTGTTAGCATGAACGACTCATAAGTGAACGTAGCAGAGCCAGAATATGAAGTATCCTTCTCCTTGAACTTCTCAGTTAGCCCCTGCAAAAGAAATGAGAGCGTATGTGAGAAAAAACACCTAGCTGGATAAAATGGAATGGTACACGAATGCCAGAATATACGAAGTTACTGTAAGCTTACTTTAACGGTGAGGCAGCACCTGAATCAAGCAAATAAAACGGAAGAACAAAAGGCAAAGTTAGCAAAGCATAGAACAAAATAGAAGATATATACGAAGAAAGATTTGCATTGATGCAGAAACATACTCAATGAAGTTATCATATTCAATGGCTCTACTCTTTCCACCAGTTTTATCAAACTTGGAGACCAGCAATTCCAGGATAGAAGGTGATACAGCATATCCCAGGCTAAGTAACGCGTCCCTCAATTCAGATGAATCAATTTTTCCACTCCTATCCCTATCAAATCTCTCGAAAATTCCCTGCATTACACAGGAAGTTCCAATCAACTTCCATAGAAAGGGAGATTTGTTTTCCCAAGCAAAACGGAAAACACAAAGAAGTGCAAAGCTAACCGTAAAAGATTCTTTAACTTACCCTCCATTCTTGGAGACTGTAGAACACTGAAGTGAATTCTTTGGGACCTGCTTACAGGGCAGAAAATAGATCAACAggcagaaaaagaaagagggaAAGATCTATAGGCTCATTGAAAGAACAAAGCTTCGTTAAGGTATATCTCCAACTCAAATTCGATCAACATCATTAAACCATACTCTTGATCAACTTCAAAAACCAATAACATttggaatgaaaaatatatagaacAAAAAGGGAATAGTTCTGCATTCATCTTTCCACTTGAAAAAACATAGAGCAAAAAGGAAGTCTGGCGAACATGTTAGCACACAATCATTTACTACTAGATGCTAAAACTAAAGTTTCTGCGTAGAATTATCAATATACAAAGTTGCATCTTATGTAGGTAGTTGTTTTGCCACCCTAATGGCTCAACACATGGTCTAAAGAGATTCTAACTTCAAAAAAGGAAGGAGAAAGGAAGAGAggggaaaaaagagagaagtCTAAACGGAAGTTCGGCCGCTATCACCACATTGTCAAAGACTTGCTTCTGTTCCTTCCAAAGAGAACTAATAGTGCAAGACAGTGTTAAATTAAGCTAGATATTGCTCAATTGAGAACACCACTTCCATAAGTAGTAGGAACGTCCAATCTGCATTATGTAAGATCTCCATGCTAAGAAAAtgttatttctctttttatatggAAATCCCACCCTACATTCCCCCATTGATGGACCAACAGGGTCTTTTCACACCTTTCTTCCCTGATGACGTTGATTCATTACATCGCCAATTCAGAATACATAAAATGGCCACACAGTCATCAACTCAAGGAACAACAAACTCAATAACTTCCACCTAATCCTGGACGAGGACATAAAGAACAATTCATACAGGAATTTCAATGGCCATATCAAAGTCTTATAGGCCTGTTTAAGTCATATCATCCTGGCCAACATACACTTAAGGATGACCCACCAATACAACCATAAGGGGTTGTTTGGTATAAGGTATGCCTCGGATATCCCACTGGATTAGTTATCCGACCATATATTTATCTGTGGGACTGACTAATACTCCTAAGCAAATGCATGATAAAATAATCACATAACTGTTACCCTTCGTCCCTCATACCAAGCAACCCCTAAAGTCTTGATCAAGATTACTTCTTTATTACGAAAGATTACTCCAAATGACCTTTTTCAACCACCCTCAGTCACAAATCAACTGTATACTGCATGTTGTTATTAATAATTGTACACAACCTAACATTTTCAGCACGAAATTCATCATCGATCTGATCATTTTCTACAATACATGGCAAACACTGAAACATTTCATAAGTGAATTTTGAGCTCAATTATTTGGAATTAAGATTATTACCGATTTTTCTAGTGTTGGTATTGGTGAAGAGATACATAAGCAGATGAACAGTCCTCAAGCTGAAGCTCTGATTATACGAAGAAAGCGCCTTCTGCAGCTCCTTATCATCAATTAACCCACTCCCATCCTGATCCGCGAGCTGGAAACAAGCTACAATATTCGGATCGGTACCCGGTGGAAAAGCAGACGGCACAAGAGATGCAAAAGGGCTACTAGCTCCATAAGGCCCAGCAGGAGGTGGCGCGTGGTATCCACCATAAGGAGCAGACGGTTGTGAGTGGCTATCCTTCGGTGGTTTGTTCGGATCACCGTACGGAGCCGAAGGAGGTGGAGCAGGGTACCCAGCCCCTGCCCCACCGTAAGGGGATGAAGACTGTGGTTTATTCTCTTTTGGGGGTTTATGCGGATCACCGTAAGACGGTGCTCCGGCGCCGTAGGGAGACGGAACGGGAGCGTAAGGGGAGTGAGATTGAGGAGGTGGAGCACCGTAGGGTGATGGTGGAGCACCGTAAGGTGATGGTGAAGCACCGTAGGGTGATGCTGAAGACGGTGGTGGAGCACCGTAAGGTGAAGCTGAAGACGGCGGTGGAGCACCGTATGGGGTGGAGGAGTACGGCTGAGATGACGGTGGCTGGCCGTAACCGTAGCCGGGAACATTGTGCGGGTAACCGGACATTTTTGAAAagctagagagagaaaattaaaaagataaatttctgtaaattagaaaaagataaaaaaaaagtatgtggTTTTATAAATAGACAAATCATATAAATTACTACCAAGTAGAAAGGTCCTGGAATTAGGTATTATTTACGCGGTTGCCACTTCTCTTCTTAGTTAAGTTACCGCGGATTTTGCAAATCCAAAGACTACACAAAATACTACTactggtttttttttttttaatctttttcgcgtgtttaatatttcaattattaaataattatttttttataaattaaaaaaacttctatGTAGAGTTGACATATTTATTCTTAGTCGACATGGATGTATGTGGTCAAATCCAATATtgaagtaaaatttaatatgaaaagagTGATACGTTAGATATGAAATTCGAAAAGatgatttaatttcttttttggtatattttatatggttttaGTTTAGGTCCACGCTATtagatattaattttatttttttacatttcatgTCAAATTaagttaaatcattattttgaaaCGAAAAGGATAATActttagataaataaataaataaaatgaagaatagttaagaaaagaaatttaaagTGCAGAAGGTATTATCGTAATTGTCTGCATAGGGAGGGGTGaagaagtaaataaatatttattattaaccGATATCCCTATAAATTCGACTACGATAGAAAAGCACCTAAGTGGACACGCACGAGAAGTTGATATTTGTAGTTTGACTTTAGAATTATGACCAAAAAATTAGGTGAGTAAGATGGAAGAAAAATAGAtgt
The sequence above is a segment of the Solanum lycopersicum chromosome 10, SLM_r2.1 genome. Coding sequences within it:
- the CKX7 gene encoding cytokinin oxidase/dehydrogenase-like 7 precursor produces the protein MKSPTQFFFIQKHILLKLLIFILFICSNNRSNICCNHHFANPSSLSLKQLKLEGYLSFEKLNHAAKDFGNRCHFLPLAILYPKSVLDISSTLKHVFEIRTRIDLTVAARGNGHSLEGQAQAYQGLVINMKSLQELEMKFKINEELSYVDVSAGELWINVLHESLKLGLAPKSWTDYLHLTVGGTLSNAGISGQAFKHGPQINNVYQLEVVTGKGEVITCSEEQNADLFHGVLGGLGQFGIITKARIALETAPKQVKWIRVLYSDFAAFSNDQEDLISSQSTFDYIEGFVIINSTGLLNNWRSTFNPKDPLQASNFSSEGRVLFCLEVAKYFNPEDTYSTDQDIDILLSKLSYIRSTLFLSEVSYVEFLDRVHVSEMKLQEKGLWDVPHPWLNLLIPKSRILEFAQEVFGKILTDTSNGPLLIYPVNKSKWRKGTSMVTPDEDVFYLIAFLSSAMPFSTGKDGLEHIIDQNNRILSFCEKTRIGMKQYLPNHKTQEEWKHHFGPHWDTFARRKSTYDPLAILAPGQRIFRRTADCEHE
- the LOC101265974 gene encoding eukaryotic translation initiation factor 3 subunit E, whose amino-acid sequence is MASKYDLTPRVAQQLDIHLIFPLLEFLQEQGLYPDEYILKAKIELLNHTNMVDYAMDIHKSLYHTDDVPQEMMERRAEVVARLKALEEAAAPLITFLQNSSAVQELRADKQHNLQLLQERYQIGPDQIEALYQYAKFQFECGNYSGAADYLYQYRALCTNSDRSVSALWGKLAAEILMQNWDIALEELNRLKEIIDSKSFSTPLNQVQNRIWLMHWSLFIFFNHDNGRTLIIDLFNQDKYLNAIQTSAPHLLRYLAIAFIVNKRRRPQFKDFIKVIQQEQHSCKDPITEFLACIYVDYDFDGAQEKMKECEELILNDPFLGKRAEEGSFSSVPLRDEFLENARLFISETYCRIHQRIDMGVLAEKLNLNLEEAERWMVNLIRTSKLDAKIDTETGTVTMEPNQPNVYEQLIDHTKPLSGRTYKLVSQLLEHAQTQLAR
- the LOC101266882 gene encoding calcium-binding protein CBP — protein: MSGYPHNVPGYGYGQPPSSQPYSSTPYGAPPPSSASPYGAPPPSSASPYGASPSPYGAPPSPYGAPPPQSHSPYAPVPSPYGAGAPSYGDPHKPPKENKPQSSSPYGGAGAGYPAPPPSAPYGDPNKPPKDSHSQPSAPYGGYHAPPPAGPYGASSPFASLVPSAFPPGTDPNIVACFQLADQDGSGLIDDKELQKALSSYNQSFSLRTVHLLMYLFTNTNTRKIGPKEFTSVFYSLQEWRGIFERFDRDRSGKIDSSELRDALLSLGYAVSPSILELLVSKFDKTGGKSRAIEYDNFIECCLTVKGLTEKFKEKDTSYSGSATFTYESFMLTVLPFLIA